A window of Chiloscyllium plagiosum isolate BGI_BamShark_2017 unplaced genomic scaffold, ASM401019v2 scaf_3853, whole genome shotgun sequence genomic DNA:
cagagagttgtgagagcatggaatgcattgccagcagcagttgtggaagcgaggtcattggggatatttaagggactgctggacatcaatatggtcacagaaatttgagggttcgtacatcaggtttaccttacatgaggatcaatggtcggcacaacattgtgggctgaagggcctgttctctgctgtactgttctatgttctttgttttaCAAAGAGTTGGGCAAGAGAACCTGTTCTGATTGGGAGAATGGCCAACAATCAGAGGggacaaagataaaataattGTGAAAAGAACCAAATGCAGTATTGGGGGAAAAACATTTTTGCACAGCAAGTGGTTAACATCTGGAATGCAGTTCTTTACACTGATGAAGGCTGGTGAGTTGTGGctatcaaaaaggaattggataagctATTAAAGGGAAACATTTGTAGGATTAACAAAAATGAGACAAGTTAAATTGCTCTTACATAGGCTGGGATTGGATCCGTTGGCCATATGACTACTTACTGTGCTCTGATTTTTCTGTGACTTTATTCTCTCAGCTGTCCTGGTCATtctttattcctcaatcaatatcataAAAGAATATCATTTCCCTCATTGATTTTTGAGGGGCttgctgtttttaaatgttgaaaagaaTTGTTTTGTAGTTGTATAATCAAGTAAAAGACTAAGTATACTTATTAGGGCAGCcattgaaccactgaagtcctcACTATCAGCCTTGCAGTGTTCCTTCTATTTGGAAAAAAACCAGGAGCAAAAACCTAAATAATTTATGATTTTCCTTGGTTACATAGCTTCCGTTTCTGTACTCTTCCCCTCAAATCTCAGACCTCAAATGCTCTGAGTCAGTCATATGATTCTTCTTTGAATTTGGACTTAAATGTCTCCCATGtgcttcagtgattttttttttgtagatgtACCACAAGCAACCTGCAAGGAAATTGATGGAATACATTGACAATACCTTTTAAAATTGCTCTCCCTTTCTGTAGCTAAATATGTGATCTTTCATGTCATATGAATGCTGTTGAGATCAGGAAACTTCAATCTTTAATGCATTTATATTCCTATGTAATGCATCAAAATGATGGTCTTGAATTTCAATACAGTTAAACAATTTTTATTTATAATCCCAAAGTTATGTTTTCTTTACTTTTATTTACAGATGAATACCATGTGATAGAGCTACTGCCTGTGGGAAGGTGCACCAGCACAATATCAGTGAAAATAGATCAATTTCCAGTGGTTCTGTAGTTGTTgaaaaaacattcaatttttttaCCACTGAGCATGGCCAGTAAAAGGAAATCTAAAATTCCTTGCATGGTTCCTGCCAGTGAGATCCTGGACCAAGACCCAGAATTGGACATGATTACAGTTGATCTGCCTCCAGATATTTCTGATGAGAGCTTGACAGCAGATGGTGCAGTAATCGATGATGAGAATCTTCCAGAAAAAGAAGTGCAAGATATCCAAATTAAGAGACTTGAAGGAGGCTATGAATGTAAATATTGCACTTTTGAAACACAAGACTTGAATGAATTTACTTTGCATGTTGACTCAAAGCACCCAAATGTCATTCTTAATCCATCCTACTTCTGTGTGGAATGTAATTTTACAACCAAAAGATATGATACTCTAAATGATCACAATGCCAGATACCATTCAGGTGAAATTAACTTTAAGCTTAAAATGGTAAAACACAATAATCAAACTGTCTTTGAACAGACTGTTGAAGAATCAAGTAGCAGTAGTGGTTCTGCAAATGAAGACCAGGCAGAAAACACTGAAAGTACCCCAACAGGAATTTCAATAAGTAAAACTCCAATTatgaaaatgattaaaaataaaactgagacCAAAAGAATTTCTTTGTCTTCTAGTTTAGTAGATGAATTTACTGCTGATCAAGAAAACAATGAGACACTGGGGACCAACTCAGTCTCCGGATCGACCAATACCAGTAGAATTTGTATTAACCAGGAAACAAATGGAGTAATACTTGATTCAGTAGGTGTAAGTCAAGTGATATCATCTCCAGCAACTAATTTCGTTCCAAAAGTTATGATACCTGTAAATAGCATTCCAACTTATAACACTAATATGGATGTAAATACTCACCTTGTGAACTCCTTCAACAAATTTCCTTATCCCACACCATCAGAAGTTGCAACACTAAAGACTCAGACAAAATATGCAGAGGAACAGATTAAAATCTGGTTCACGGCTCAGCGCCTCAAGCATGGCATCAGTTGGACCCCAGAGGAGGTGGATGATGCCAAGAAGAAACTTTTCAATGGACGTGTGCACACCATACCACAAACAATTACTGTCATACCAGCACAGATTTCAACATCAGCTAATGGATTGCAACACATTCTTCAGCCTTGTCAGATAGTTGGCCAGCCAGGCATTGTCTTAGCACAGGTTGCTAATACAAATGCAATTGCTGGAAATTCTCCACTTACAGTCAGTGTTGCAGGAGTTGCAAATCAAATGCCTCAGTGGCAAAAACGCAGAGCACAGGAAGGAGATACAGGTCCAGAAGCAAAACGGGCAAACAATGCACAGTTTCCTCAGATTGCTACACAAGGAGGTTCTCTTGTTTCTGCCCCAGCCATGGATCCATATGGTGTTCGCCTCAAGAAGACAAAAGAGCAACTGACAGAACTAAAAGCCAGTTTCAATAGAAATGCATTTCCCAGTGATGCAGAGATTGCTCGAATTATACAAGTAACCGGCCTCTCAAGGGGTGATATAAAGAAGTGGTTCAGTGACACGAGATATAATCACAGGAACTCAAGATGTAATCAAAATGTCAATGTTCCTGAGGTCAGTAGTACTATTGTTTTAGATTCTGGTGATGAAACAACACCAGAATCCCTTGTAATAAATCAACAGCGCAAACATGGGCGAAATGCTTTCCCTGATTTTACTCCACAGAAGTTCAAAGAGAAAACGGTAGAGCAGCTTCATCTCCTCGAAGAAAGTTTCCTTTTAAATCCGTTCCCTACTGACGATGAGGTTAACAAGCTAAGGACTGATACAAAACTCACAAGGAGGGAGATTGATGTCTGGTTCTGTGAACGAAGGAAAGCTAAAAGTTCAGAAGACAAAAACGAGGAGAATGGAAAAGCAGTTGGAAATGAGGTTGACATTAAAGGCAAAGAGTCTGAAGGGGTATCTGCCAAATCCAGTTATGGACAAATTCATACTACATCTTTGGCAAGTGGACTAGCAATACCAAGGGTAATGGCTGCTGCAGCTAGTCGGTTATATAAGAAAACTCCAGAGCAACTACATCTCCTTAAAAGTGCATTTGTTCGCACACAGTGGCCCTCCCCAGAGGAATATGACCGATTAGCAGCAGAGAGTGGACTGGCCAGAACTGATATAGTAAGTTGGTTTGGAGATACCAGATATGCTTGGAAAAATGGAAACCTGAAGTGGTACTACTACTATCAAACTGGAAATGTGGACAGCCAAAATGGTCAAACCCAAGTGTACTACaaaaagtataaaggcagaggTCGATCAAGAGGTAGATCACGAGGAAGAGGAAGGCTCAGAGGTACTGGAAGGGCAAACAGCTGGAGTGGAATATCAACCGGCAAAGTATCTTCAAGCCACGCTTCTTCAGGAAAAAATGTTCTTGAACAGTACTATTTGAAACAcaaatatttaaatgaagaggACCTTGACGATCTTGTTGCAAGATCATCAATGAGTTATGAGAGCATTAGGGAATGGTttgtacaaaagcaaacagaaagtGGAGCTTCTGAGAGCAATAATTCAGATGGACAGTACCCTGGTGACGATGAGAAAAATGAAGCACTTGAAGAGGATGAAGATTGGCCTGGGGAAGAGAATGCTAgccaggaagatgaggatgatgCCTCTGATGTAAGTGGTAGCAGTGACGTATGGAAGCCTCCTTCACAAAAACACAACCAAGTAATGGAAGCTGATGATCAATTCTCTATAGAGAATTCAAAAATATGAATGTGAGTTATGGAAATAACTTTTTTTATGTTCACTTGAAACTGATGTAGAACCACATGTAGAAATTATACTTCAGTGTAATACTGAAAGAAGAATGTTTATCTAAACACTTTTGATGCTGCCGACTTTGAGTGAATCATTTGCTTTATTAATTCCTGTGCTATTCtatcaaaatattaattcagGATAGAAATACATATAATACAATAGAACATTTTACAATTGAATGGCTTTTGAATAAGTGACTTAAAGCATCTCACGGAGTATACCAATTGAtattacatttatatttattgaCAGATACTTGGGTGTCTGCATATTAAAGCAATATTGcatattgaatttaaaataatgtttaattTGGGATCACGCAGCTGAATTAAGAGG
This region includes:
- the LOC122547690 gene encoding zinc fingers and homeoboxes protein 1-like: MASKRKSKIPCMVPASEILDQDPELDMITVDLPPDISDESLTADGAVIDDENLPEKEVQDIQIKRLEGGYECKYCTFETQDLNEFTLHVDSKHPNVILNPSYFCVECNFTTKRYDTLNDHNARYHSGEINFKLKMVKHNNQTVFEQTVEESSSSSGSANEDQAENTESTPTGISISKTPIMKMIKNKTETKRISLSSSLVDEFTADQENNETLGTNSVSGSTNTSRICINQETNGVILDSVGVSQVISSPATNFVPKVMIPVNSIPTYNTNMDVNTHLVNSFNKFPYPTPSEVATLKTQTKYAEEQIKIWFTAQRLKHGISWTPEEVDDAKKKLFNGRVHTIPQTITVIPAQISTSANGLQHILQPCQIVGQPGIVLAQVANTNAIAGNSPLTVSVAGVANQMPQWQKRRAQEGDTGPEAKRANNAQFPQIATQGGSLVSAPAMDPYGVRLKKTKEQLTELKASFNRNAFPSDAEIARIIQVTGLSRGDIKKWFSDTRYNHRNSRCNQNVNVPEVSSTIVLDSGDETTPESLVINQQRKHGRNAFPDFTPQKFKEKTVEQLHLLEESFLLNPFPTDDEVNKLRTDTKLTRREIDVWFCERRKAKSSEDKNEENGKAVGNEVDIKGKESEGVSAKSSYGQIHTTSLASGLAIPRVMAAAASRLYKKTPEQLHLLKSAFVRTQWPSPEEYDRLAAESGLARTDIVSWFGDTRYAWKNGNLKWYYYYQTGNVDSQNGQTQVYYKKYKGRGRSRGRSRGRGRLRGTGRANSWSGISTGKVSSSHASSGKNVLEQYYLKHKYLNEEDLDDLVARSSMSYESIREWFVQKQTESGASESNNSDGQYPGDDEKNEALEEDEDWPGEENASQEDEDDASDVSGSSDVWKPPSQKHNQVMEADDQFSIENSKI